From the genome of Acipenser ruthenus chromosome 14, fAciRut3.2 maternal haplotype, whole genome shotgun sequence, one region includes:
- the ribc2 gene encoding RIB43A-like with coiled-coils protein 2 — translation MYKLDLPKDLAMAATLELRRNREIERQNRIFNSKVRIIGVDKEALDYQVKERKINEETDAHVHEAYAKDLIRNEKIACLLDERQKNDSRTLNKAVEEFRQCSQKPESRREFHLNDPQMLKKDLPARISDHDPRLSVSGVQKLVGEDLNQQERHRMQQEQLREWSLQQQEELHRAREEHTCAEELYNKRRVELDNRAVELQKIEEETRRAVTVATKDFNLAKAAETREKQKLEKQQEEEDNLVEISNLIQGDLLSENPDQAVSVFGPHRVVPDRWKGMRPEQLKEITHFQLQQVQENMRSKEREQLCDLEWKQQRVDAARKALLLERQQARLERELRRALDNTNKQLSEAHRAQKQYLEKEVFTNIPEDGYFAQFNTTSR, via the exons atgtacaaattggATCTTCCAAAGGATCTGGCCATGGCTGCTACCCTGGAACTGAGGAGAAACAGAGAGATCGAGCGACAGAACCGAATCTTTAACTCCAAAGTCAGAATAATTGGG GTGGACAAAGAAGCCTTAGACTACCAGGTTAAAGAAAGGAAAATCAACGAAGAGACTGACGCGCACGTTCACGAAGCCTATG ctAAAGACCTGATTCGAAATGAAAAGATTGCCTGTTTGCTGGATGAGAGACAGAAGAATGACAGCAGGACCCTAAACAAGGCGGTGGAGGAGTTTCGCCAGTGTTCCCAGAAACCCGAGAGCAGGCGCGAGTTTCATCTGAATGATCCTCAAATGTTAAAGAAGGACCTCCCGGCACGCATTTCTGATCATGATCCCAGACTGTCTGTCTCAGGAGTGCAGAAGCTGGTGGGAGAAGACTTAAACCAGCAAGAGCGACACAGGATGCAGCAGGAGCAGCTGAGGGAATGGTCACTGCAACAACAGGAAGAACTGCACAGAGCACGGGAAGAGCACACATGTGCAG AGGAACTTTACAACAAGAGAAGGGTGGAGCTTGATAACAGAGCTGTTGAACTTCAAAAGATTGAGGAAGAAACCAGGAGAGCTGTCACTGTGGCAACCAAAGACTTCAATTTGGCAAAA GCTGCTGAaacaagagaaaaacagaaactgGAGAAGCAGCAGGAGGAGGAAGATAACCTGGTGGAAATCTCCAACCTGATCCAGGGGGACCTGCTCTCGGAGAATCCCGATCAAGCGGTCAGTGTGTTTGGACCCCATCGTGTCGTCCCCGACAGGTGGAAGGGGATGAGACCAGAACAACTGAAGGAGATAACCCACTTCCAGCTGCAGCAAGTCCAGGAAAACATG AGGTCCAAGGAAAGGGAGCAGCTTTGTGATCTGGAGTGGAAGCAGCAACGTGTGGACGCTGCTCGGAAAGCACTGCTCCTGGAGAGGCAGCAAGCGCGTCTGGAGCGTGAGCTGCGCAGAGCCCTGGACAACACCAACAAGCAGCTATCTGAGGcacacagagcaca GAAGCAGTATCTGGAAAAGGAGGTCTTCACAAACATTCCAGAGGATGGCTACTTTGCACAGTTCAATACAACCAGTCGATAA